The proteins below are encoded in one region of Thermococcus peptonophilus:
- the coaD gene encoding phosphopantetheine adenylyltransferase, which yields MRKKYRKVVVGGTFDRLHLGHKALLRKAFEVGKIVYIGLTSDEMVRNKPYAERILPYEHRLKDLLKFIGVNGYTDYRIIKIHTAIGFADRIKGLEAIVVSEETYKGALIVNRAREEKGLKPLDIVTIPIIKNYLGDKISSSLIRAGLIDPFGRPLHWKGNSPKDV from the coding sequence ATGAGAAAAAAGTACCGAAAGGTCGTTGTTGGCGGAACCTTTGACAGGCTTCACCTCGGCCATAAGGCCCTGCTCAGAAAGGCCTTCGAGGTAGGGAAGATAGTCTATATCGGTCTGACTTCCGATGAGATGGTTAGGAACAAGCCCTACGCCGAGAGGATACTCCCATATGAGCACCGCCTTAAGGATCTCCTCAAGTTCATTGGGGTGAACGGCTACACCGACTACAGAATAATAAAGATACACACTGCCATCGGCTTTGCAGACAGGATAAAGGGCCTCGAAGCGATTGTGGTAAGTGAGGAGACCTACAAAGGCGCTCTCATCGTGAACAGGGCGCGCGAGGAGAAGGGCCTGAAGCCGCTCGATATTGTGACGATTCCCATAATAAAGAACTACCTCGGAGACAAGATAAGCTCTTCTTTAATCCGTGCCGGCTTGATTGACCCCTTCGGAAGGCCGCTCCACTGGAAAGGAAACTCTCCGAAAGACGTTTAA
- a CDS encoding helicase-related protein produces the protein MSEKIKEALLREVLIHNPALFYTSLRSPMGPPITPFKHQFQPLYHAMVTRPVRILIADEIGLGKTIQALAIARYLELRGEAKRILVLTPKILREQWKHEIRRVGGRPNVIRNGSEVERALRNTADHYTVVSIDLAKRSPHREKFLDIDWDLVIVDEVHNVTLGTQRYKFVKDLIKRRGKNLNVVFLSATPHRGDSKDYLARLALLDTTLTKDYQKLDKPAFYRKTRDTLVLRRTKKVVNELEGYEVFKKCYFGAVVVDISDVERAFFNELDHVLSEMLKNAEENSPVALLAVLVRKRASSSYEAAVKTLTKIAESANSGRRGSAQKVKEYVEKVFGLGYDEIELEDFDEIDDFVNRIIDEYAAFLDKRQVMALERILRLGEQIRDNDSKLKMVAEIAAYHIKQGEKVILFTEFKDTLDYLRRNLPKVLAEEHGLELGSNEISVLYGGMGSNEVDSEMEKFEKSGKLLISTDVASEGLNLQIASVVINYEAPWSPIKLEQRVGRVWRLSQTRETKAYTLFLAAETDLYVLENLYRKIMNITEAIGSGPRLGRPVFGKQMLEGDFEALWKEDAEGSGSLEEQPSEFELVVASIKRELSGYAGAIIRTLKNLRRNLERVIPADTSKQVREELQGILNPEEFELEHVNEVLRRYLTEVLDKRDVPDISRLLFGVVKNGLDDLEPVRIGVKGLDGVEHIYLVRVIDPESGSDLHRYPVLVRMRNGRWELLYGIKLLEHLVELFSREFVIMGRPKPNIENFTVTGQLMKLAREGLYSIHSKYRDYESAFTRGRLKRGRLFKNIKIEVGNVLMQVEGVSERAFNLMKYVPGEILDIYGLSEDDVEAPTGEYERLMERNFVPLEDILRSEKKAMEIIIELEKRRLENQYGPDGEWKVEDVSLHEHYDIRVVEPSGEKYIEVKGHKPLLLNAEITPAEYEFAVRHKDQYWIYIVANLGGKKPVILKIFRPFESDTQIYAVIDGKDVDITGTVGIDVKTKVRRVLKVI, from the coding sequence TTGAGCGAGAAGATCAAAGAGGCCCTCTTAAGGGAGGTGCTTATTCACAATCCCGCGCTCTTTTACACGTCTCTTCGGTCTCCAATGGGGCCGCCGATAACTCCGTTTAAACACCAATTCCAGCCCCTTTATCATGCAATGGTGACGAGACCCGTAAGAATTCTCATCGCCGATGAAATTGGACTTGGAAAAACGATACAGGCCCTCGCAATTGCGAGGTACCTTGAGTTAAGAGGAGAGGCAAAGCGAATCCTCGTTTTGACTCCAAAGATTCTCCGTGAACAGTGGAAGCACGAGATAAGAAGGGTCGGCGGTCGGCCCAATGTTATCAGGAACGGAAGTGAGGTTGAGCGGGCCTTGAGAAACACTGCAGATCATTACACGGTGGTCTCGATTGACCTTGCAAAGCGCTCCCCTCATCGGGAGAAGTTCCTTGATATTGACTGGGATCTTGTCATCGTTGATGAGGTTCACAACGTTACGCTCGGCACTCAGAGGTACAAGTTCGTGAAAGATCTCATCAAAAGGCGGGGTAAGAATCTCAACGTCGTGTTCTTGTCGGCAACGCCTCACCGGGGTGACTCGAAGGATTACCTTGCGAGGCTGGCCCTTCTTGACACCACTCTCACGAAGGATTATCAAAAGCTTGACAAACCCGCATTTTACAGGAAGACGCGTGATACTCTTGTTCTGAGAAGGACAAAGAAAGTCGTGAACGAGCTTGAGGGTTATGAGGTTTTCAAGAAGTGTTACTTTGGAGCCGTTGTTGTGGATATAAGCGATGTGGAAAGAGCGTTTTTCAATGAGCTGGATCACGTCCTCTCTGAAATGCTCAAGAATGCTGAAGAAAACTCCCCCGTGGCTCTACTTGCAGTCCTTGTCAGGAAGAGGGCCTCTTCAAGCTACGAGGCAGCTGTAAAAACACTCACAAAGATTGCTGAAAGTGCAAACTCGGGGAGGAGAGGAAGCGCTCAGAAAGTCAAAGAGTACGTTGAGAAAGTGTTCGGGCTGGGGTATGACGAAATCGAGCTTGAGGATTTCGACGAAATTGATGATTTTGTCAACAGGATAATTGATGAGTATGCGGCCTTTCTCGATAAGAGGCAGGTAATGGCCCTTGAGAGGATTCTCCGGCTGGGAGAGCAAATCAGGGATAACGACAGCAAACTCAAAATGGTGGCGGAGATTGCCGCGTACCACATAAAGCAAGGCGAGAAAGTAATTCTGTTCACGGAGTTCAAAGATACCCTTGATTACCTGAGGCGCAACCTCCCGAAGGTACTCGCAGAGGAACACGGTCTTGAGCTGGGTTCAAACGAGATTTCAGTCCTTTATGGTGGGATGGGAAGCAACGAGGTAGACTCTGAAATGGAGAAGTTCGAGAAAAGCGGTAAGCTTCTCATATCCACGGACGTTGCTTCAGAGGGGTTGAACCTTCAGATTGCCAGTGTTGTAATAAACTACGAGGCTCCCTGGAGCCCAATAAAGCTCGAGCAGAGAGTCGGTAGAGTTTGGAGGCTCAGTCAGACGAGAGAGACCAAGGCCTACACACTCTTCCTCGCCGCTGAGACGGACCTTTACGTGCTGGAGAACCTGTATCGGAAGATTATGAACATAACCGAAGCCATTGGCAGTGGTCCGAGACTTGGTAGGCCAGTGTTTGGTAAGCAAATGCTGGAAGGCGATTTCGAGGCATTGTGGAAGGAAGACGCGGAGGGAAGTGGCTCTCTGGAAGAGCAGCCTTCAGAATTTGAGCTTGTCGTGGCATCCATAAAGAGGGAACTTTCTGGCTACGCTGGGGCAATTATACGGACCCTCAAGAACCTTCGTAGAAACCTTGAGCGGGTAATTCCTGCAGATACTTCAAAGCAAGTCAGGGAGGAACTTCAAGGTATCTTGAACCCTGAGGAGTTCGAGCTGGAGCACGTAAACGAGGTTCTCAGGCGCTACCTTACGGAGGTTCTCGATAAAAGAGACGTTCCGGATATTTCCCGTCTTCTCTTTGGGGTAGTGAAGAACGGGCTTGATGATCTGGAGCCAGTGAGGATTGGTGTTAAAGGACTGGATGGAGTTGAGCATATTTACCTCGTCAGAGTCATTGATCCTGAGAGTGGCAGTGATCTTCACCGGTACCCTGTGTTGGTAAGGATGAGAAATGGGCGGTGGGAGCTTTTGTATGGCATCAAACTGCTTGAACACTTGGTAGAACTCTTTTCCAGGGAATTCGTGATAATGGGCAGGCCGAAACCAAACATCGAGAACTTTACAGTCACAGGGCAACTTATGAAGCTTGCCCGGGAAGGATTGTACAGTATTCACTCCAAATACAGAGATTATGAAAGCGCATTTACCAGAGGACGATTGAAGAGGGGGCGCCTTTTCAAGAACATAAAAATCGAAGTCGGAAATGTTCTCATGCAAGTGGAGGGCGTCAGCGAGCGGGCATTTAATCTCATGAAGTATGTTCCTGGGGAGATTCTCGATATCTACGGGCTGTCTGAAGACGACGTTGAAGCGCCAACAGGGGAATACGAGAGGCTTATGGAGAGGAACTTCGTTCCGCTTGAGGATATCCTCAGGAGTGAAAAGAAGGCGATGGAAATCATCATTGAGCTTGAAAAGCGGAGGTTGGAGAACCAGTATGGCCCGGACGGTGAGTGGAAAGTCGAGGACGTTTCTCTCCACGAGCACTACGACATACGAGTGGTCGAGCCCTCTGGTGAAAAGTACATTGAGGTGAAAGGCCACAAGCCGCTCTTGCTGAATGCAGAGATTACACCTGCAGAATATGAGTTTGCTGTGAGGCATAAGGACCAGTACTGGATTTACATCGTGGCCAACCTTGGTGGGAAAAAGCCGGTGATCCTCAAAATCTTCAGACCTTTCGAGAGCGACACCCAAATTTACGCTGTTATTGACGGGAAGGATGTGGACATTACCGGAACAGTTGGGATTGATGTGAAAACAAAAGTCCGCAGAGTCTTGAAAGTGATTTAA
- a CDS encoding EVE domain-containing protein, which produces MTYWLCITNRANWKVIKEKNVWGVPRRHRNTIARVKPGDKLLIYLKQERENKEVLEPKIVGIFEVVSEPYEDSSRIFKAHVPNETYPLRVRIKPVKLGEVDFKPLIPKLKFITNKKRWSGHLMGKAMRKIPEEDYKLIESLL; this is translated from the coding sequence ATGACTTACTGGCTCTGCATTACCAACCGTGCGAACTGGAAGGTGATTAAGGAGAAGAACGTTTGGGGAGTTCCAAGGAGACACAGGAACACGATTGCCAGAGTAAAGCCCGGCGATAAGCTCCTCATCTACCTCAAGCAGGAGCGCGAAAACAAGGAAGTCCTCGAACCGAAGATTGTCGGTATTTTCGAGGTTGTGAGCGAGCCTTATGAGGATTCAAGCAGGATTTTCAAGGCCCACGTGCCGAACGAGACTTATCCGCTGAGGGTGAGGATCAAGCCGGTCAAGCTTGGGGAGGTTGACTTCAAGCCGCTCATTCCAAAGCTGAAGTTTATCACGAACAAGAAGAGGTGGAGCGGCCACTTAATGGGCAAAGCAATGAGGAAAATCCCTGAAGAGGATTACAAGCTCATTGAGAGCCTTCTCTGA
- a CDS encoding acetate--CoA ligase family protein: MNLDFFFYPSSVAVFGSFKKGAIAYEILRNIVEGGFEGKVIPVNPKGGTVEVGGKTFEIREKLDEQVDTAIIAVPAKIVPALIDEIGPLIRGAVVISAGFSEVGNEKLERELVEKALKHGVRVIGPNCAGIFGVHGKFFGSFEVRVKPGGLALISQSGAFGGAALAMGNDERIGFSAFVSYGNAADLNESDFLKYFADDENTKAIALYIEGVKDGRRFLKALRYASSKKPVIVLKAGKSASGAKAAASHTGSLAGSYEIYHAAFKQAGAIEVEEMEELFDAAKAFEMYQRAGKRVAVITNSGGPGVLATDKLERLGLEIAKLDEKTVEELRSFLPPQCSVKNPIDLIADADYERYRKTIEVVCRDENVDALLVICVPPIFILSEEIARAVIEAECGKPVIVNFMAGELIKDGVELLDEHGIKNFPTPERAARVLKWLSMR, from the coding sequence ATGAACCTCGACTTCTTTTTCTACCCGTCAAGCGTCGCCGTCTTCGGGTCGTTCAAGAAGGGAGCGATAGCGTACGAAATCCTGAGGAACATCGTTGAGGGAGGTTTCGAGGGGAAGGTAATTCCAGTGAACCCAAAGGGCGGAACCGTTGAAGTCGGCGGTAAAACCTTCGAAATCAGGGAGAAGCTGGACGAGCAAGTTGATACAGCCATAATAGCGGTTCCAGCCAAAATCGTCCCGGCTTTGATTGACGAGATAGGGCCGCTCATCAGGGGTGCCGTGGTTATCTCGGCGGGATTTTCTGAGGTCGGCAACGAGAAGCTTGAGAGGGAGCTTGTGGAGAAGGCTCTAAAGCACGGTGTGAGGGTGATAGGGCCGAACTGTGCGGGCATCTTCGGCGTTCATGGGAAGTTCTTCGGCTCCTTCGAGGTTCGCGTTAAACCTGGTGGACTGGCCCTGATCAGCCAGAGCGGCGCCTTCGGCGGGGCGGCGCTGGCAATGGGAAACGACGAAAGGATCGGCTTTTCCGCCTTCGTCTCCTATGGAAACGCGGCCGACTTAAACGAGAGCGATTTTTTAAAGTACTTCGCCGACGACGAGAACACGAAGGCGATAGCCCTCTACATAGAGGGCGTAAAGGACGGGAGGCGTTTCCTAAAGGCCCTCCGCTACGCTTCCTCCAAAAAGCCAGTGATAGTCCTCAAGGCCGGGAAGAGCGCGAGCGGTGCCAAAGCGGCCGCCTCGCACACCGGTTCCCTGGCTGGAAGCTATGAAATCTACCACGCGGCGTTCAAGCAGGCGGGGGCGATAGAGGTCGAGGAGATGGAGGAACTGTTCGACGCGGCAAAGGCCTTCGAAATGTACCAGAGAGCTGGAAAGCGCGTTGCTGTTATTACCAACTCCGGGGGACCGGGAGTCTTGGCAACGGATAAGCTTGAGAGGCTTGGCCTTGAGATAGCGAAGCTGGATGAGAAAACAGTTGAAGAGCTCCGCTCCTTCCTTCCGCCGCAGTGCTCGGTGAAGAACCCGATAGACCTCATTGCAGATGCCGATTACGAAAGATACAGGAAAACCATCGAGGTCGTCTGCAGAGACGAGAACGTTGATGCACTCCTCGTTATCTGCGTGCCGCCGATATTCATATTAAGCGAGGAGATAGCGAGGGCAGTTATAGAGGCAGAGTGCGGCAAGCCGGTGATAGTGAACTTCATGGCGGGCGAACTGATTAAGGATGGTGTCGAACTCCTCGATGAGCACGGCATCAAGAACTTCCCGACGCCCGAGAGAGCGGCGAGGGTACTGAAGTGGCTCTCGATGAGGTAG
- a CDS encoding DUF835 domain-containing protein, whose product MEVIVPWPVFVVDIFLLLAIGYAIVFLIRRLNKYGDPQLNAFIKLSLIFLVIGELGRISDLVDDFCCAGLFDIFQYATYFVSIVGIIYSLIHYVRLLEVKYLPTVTKVPKLQSSFKAHIIFSKNRLLDVIDVLKEGDFPVLAITRSPDFYSGLNRENVSVIWVTQSGKGVAPTALHVLQGVIIDFVRGNPGSVVIIDCLEYLMLYNDFKSVFKFLSALKDYVVIQHGSGLIVFVDEEVLTRQEKALLLKEFEPL is encoded by the coding sequence ATGGAGGTAATAGTGCCTTGGCCAGTTTTTGTTGTTGACATCTTTCTCTTACTTGCCATTGGGTACGCTATTGTGTTCCTCATAAGGAGGCTCAACAAATACGGAGACCCTCAGTTGAACGCTTTCATTAAGTTGTCCTTAATTTTCCTCGTGATAGGAGAGCTTGGCAGAATAAGCGATTTGGTCGATGATTTTTGCTGTGCTGGCTTATTTGATATCTTCCAGTATGCAACGTATTTTGTATCTATTGTTGGTATCATTTACTCTTTGATTCATTATGTGAGGCTTTTAGAGGTGAAATATCTGCCCACTGTAACGAAAGTTCCCAAGTTGCAGAGCTCGTTTAAGGCTCACATAATCTTCTCCAAAAACAGATTGCTCGACGTTATAGACGTCCTCAAGGAGGGAGACTTTCCCGTTCTTGCCATAACAAGATCTCCCGATTTTTATTCGGGTCTCAATAGGGAAAACGTTTCTGTCATATGGGTCACGCAGAGTGGAAAGGGCGTCGCACCGACGGCCCTCCACGTCCTTCAGGGAGTTATCATTGATTTCGTACGGGGGAATCCCGGCTCAGTCGTGATAATAGACTGCCTTGAATACCTGATGCTCTACAATGACTTTAAGTCAGTCTTCAAGTTCCTGTCTGCGCTTAAGGACTATGTGGTGATCCAGCACGGCTCTGGACTGATAGTCTTCGTGGATGAAGAAGTGTTAACCCGGCAGGAAAAGGCCCTCCTCCTGAAGGAGTTCGAACCGCTCTAA
- the tpiA gene encoding triose-phosphate isomerase — protein MAKLKEPIIAINFKTYIEATGKRALEIAKAAERVWKETGITIVVAPQLADLRMIAESVEIPVFAQHIDPIKPGSHTGHVLPEAVKEAGAVGTLLNHSENRMILADLEAAIRRAEEVGLMTMVCSNNPAVSAAVAALGPDYVAVEPPELIGTGIPVSKAKPEVVTNTVELVKKVNPDVGVLTGAGISTGEDVKKALELGSVGVLLASGVTKAKDPEKAIMDLVSLII, from the coding sequence ATGGCGAAGCTAAAGGAGCCGATTATAGCGATAAACTTCAAGACCTACATCGAGGCAACAGGAAAGAGGGCTCTGGAGATAGCGAAGGCAGCTGAGAGAGTCTGGAAGGAGACGGGCATAACGATCGTCGTCGCCCCCCAGCTGGCCGACCTGAGGATGATAGCTGAGAGCGTCGAAATCCCCGTCTTTGCCCAGCACATAGACCCGATAAAGCCAGGGAGCCACACCGGCCACGTTCTTCCTGAGGCCGTTAAGGAAGCTGGAGCCGTTGGAACGCTCCTCAATCACTCTGAGAACAGGATGATCCTGGCTGACCTCGAAGCGGCGATAAGGCGCGCCGAAGAAGTTGGACTGATGACGATGGTCTGCTCCAACAACCCAGCGGTTTCAGCGGCGGTTGCTGCCCTTGGCCCAGACTACGTTGCTGTCGAGCCGCCAGAGCTCATTGGAACTGGAATCCCGGTTAGCAAGGCCAAACCCGAGGTCGTCACGAACACCGTCGAGCTCGTGAAGAAGGTGAACCCCGACGTTGGAGTTCTAACCGGGGCTGGTATCTCCACCGGAGAGGACGTCAAGAAGGCACTCGAACTCGGAAGCGTCGGAGTTCTCCTCGCGAGCGGCGTCACGAAAGCCAAGGACCCTGAGAAGGCGATAATGGATCTCGTGTCGCTTATCATCTGA
- a CDS encoding lipoate--protein ligase family protein, with amino-acid sequence MGTRFIPLIVARPEVQMAIDEAIMRARIEGKVPDTVRLYAFSPSSVTIGRFQSVVHDVNLEEAKKLGVPVVRRITGGGSVFHDEYGEITYSVVIGEDYHPALKNVEESYRYLAGPLVDALKELGLDAGFSGLNDIVANGKKISGSAQTRRRGVILQHGTFMYATRVEVLGRVLRVSKEKLKDKGVSSIWERVTTLEREGVKLTRWEAYELLKENFYNAFELEEGELTDYELELAEKLIEEKYGNPKWNEMR; translated from the coding sequence ATGGGAACCCGCTTCATCCCGCTCATAGTTGCCAGGCCCGAAGTCCAGATGGCCATAGACGAGGCCATAATGAGGGCCAGAATCGAGGGAAAAGTTCCTGACACAGTGAGGCTTTATGCCTTCTCCCCCAGCTCAGTGACAATAGGCAGGTTCCAGAGCGTAGTCCACGACGTAAACCTTGAAGAGGCAAAAAAGCTCGGTGTTCCAGTTGTGAGAAGGATAACCGGCGGGGGAAGCGTCTTCCACGATGAGTACGGCGAGATAACTTACTCAGTTGTCATCGGAGAGGACTACCATCCGGCCCTCAAGAACGTTGAGGAGAGCTACCGCTATCTTGCAGGTCCGCTCGTGGATGCACTGAAAGAACTCGGGCTCGATGCAGGCTTTTCTGGGCTGAACGACATAGTTGCCAACGGGAAGAAGATAAGCGGCTCGGCTCAGACCCGAAGGAGGGGAGTGATACTCCAGCACGGCACCTTCATGTACGCAACGAGGGTCGAGGTTCTCGGAAGGGTTCTCCGCGTTTCGAAGGAGAAGCTGAAGGACAAGGGAGTTTCGAGCATCTGGGAGCGGGTTACAACCCTTGAACGTGAGGGAGTAAAGCTCACCCGCTGGGAGGCCTACGAACTGCTGAAGGAGAACTTCTACAACGCCTTTGAGCTTGAAGAAGGCGAGCTGACAGACTACGAGCTTGAACTTGCTGAGAAGCTGATAGAAGAGAAGTATGGAAACCCGAAGTGGAACGAGATGCGTTAG
- a CDS encoding bifunctional N(6)-L-threonylcarbamoyladenine synthase/serine/threonine protein kinase yields the protein MIALGIEGTAHTLGIGIVTEKKVLANVFDTLTTEKGGIHPKEAAEHHARLLKPLLRKALGTAGITMEDVDLIAFSQGPGLGPALRVVATAARALAIKYNKPIVGVNHCIAHVEITKMFGVKDPVGLYVSGGNTQVLALEGGRYRVFGETLDIGIGNAIDTFARELGIGFPGGPKIEKLALKGKRYIELPYAVKGMDLSFSGVLTEAVRKYRTGRYRIEDLAYSFQETAFAALVEVTERAVAHTGKEEVVLVGGVAANNRLREMLKIMAEDRGIKFFVPPYDLCRDNGAMIAYTGLRMYLGGVRFKIEDTIVKQKFRTDEVEVVWR from the coding sequence ATGATAGCGCTTGGTATAGAGGGTACGGCACACACGCTCGGCATAGGTATAGTGACTGAAAAGAAAGTCCTCGCCAACGTATTTGACACTCTCACAACGGAAAAGGGAGGCATCCATCCAAAGGAGGCGGCCGAGCACCATGCGAGGCTACTGAAGCCGCTTCTCAGGAAGGCCCTTGGAACTGCGGGAATAACGATGGAAGACGTTGATCTCATAGCATTCTCCCAGGGACCTGGACTTGGACCTGCGCTACGGGTTGTTGCCACTGCCGCGAGGGCGCTCGCAATAAAGTACAACAAGCCCATAGTCGGCGTGAACCACTGCATAGCCCACGTCGAGATAACGAAGATGTTCGGCGTTAAAGACCCGGTCGGTCTTTACGTGAGCGGAGGTAATACACAGGTTCTGGCTTTGGAGGGCGGCCGTTACCGCGTCTTTGGAGAGACACTGGACATCGGCATAGGCAACGCGATAGATACCTTCGCGAGGGAGCTCGGTATAGGCTTTCCTGGGGGACCAAAGATTGAGAAGCTCGCCTTAAAGGGTAAAAGGTACATTGAACTGCCCTACGCAGTTAAAGGAATGGATCTGAGCTTCTCAGGCGTTCTAACTGAAGCTGTTAGAAAGTACCGCACGGGCAGATACAGGATCGAAGACCTCGCCTACTCCTTCCAGGAAACGGCCTTCGCGGCCCTCGTCGAGGTCACAGAGAGGGCAGTTGCCCACACGGGCAAGGAAGAGGTTGTCCTGGTTGGGGGAGTTGCGGCAAACAACAGGCTCCGCGAGATGCTCAAAATCATGGCTGAAGACAGGGGGATTAAGTTCTTCGTACCACCCTACGACCTATGCAGGGACAACGGGGCAATGATAGCTTACACCGGCCTGAGGATGTACCTAGGAGGGGTAAGGTTTAAGATTGAAGATACAATAGTTAAGCAGAAGTTCCGTACCGATGAGGTGGAAGTTGTATGGAGGTAA
- the taw3 gene encoding tRNA(Phe) 7-((3-amino-3-carboxypropyl)-4-demethylwyosine(37)-N(4))-methyltransferase Taw3: MKAKREALQSLFTAMRDGKVDEDIIDILLLINSIKGIYTTSSCSGRIGIIEEPALGAKPLSRWLIKVHKPIEFEEAREALKNAKEGIIFLKSQPPIFHVVAEGLEKARKLHELGLASGFKYTTFKVISTRYLVEINATEYLTTPLGRDGRVLVDDDYLRFAVEIGNEILRRSKGRLPRLEENFRRLREELGTDELFYELAEEYKIGENWKLP, translated from the coding sequence ATGAAAGCCAAGCGGGAAGCCCTCCAAAGCCTCTTCACAGCCATGAGAGATGGAAAGGTTGACGAAGACATAATAGACATCCTCCTGCTCATCAACTCCATTAAGGGCATCTACACTACCTCCTCCTGCTCGGGAAGGATAGGCATCATTGAAGAGCCCGCTCTGGGGGCAAAGCCACTCTCTCGCTGGCTGATAAAAGTCCACAAGCCGATTGAGTTCGAGGAGGCCAGGGAAGCCCTGAAGAACGCGAAAGAAGGCATAATATTCCTCAAGAGTCAGCCGCCGATCTTCCATGTCGTTGCTGAAGGCCTTGAGAAGGCCAGGAAGCTCCACGAGCTTGGCCTGGCCTCGGGCTTCAAGTACACCACCTTCAAGGTCATCTCAACTAGATACCTCGTCGAGATAAACGCCACCGAGTACCTCACTACACCGCTCGGCAGGGACGGCAGAGTTCTCGTTGATGACGACTACCTCCGCTTTGCGGTTGAGATTGGCAACGAGATACTGAGGCGCTCAAAGGGTAGACTTCCGCGCCTCGAAGAGAACTTCAGGAGGCTGAGGGAAGAGCTTGGAACGGACGAGCTTTTCTACGAGCTTGCAGAAGAGTATAAAATCGGAGAAAACTGGAAGCTTCCCTAA